The following coding sequences are from one Bombus affinis isolate iyBomAffi1 unplaced genomic scaffold, iyBomAffi1.2 ctg00000070.1, whole genome shotgun sequence window:
- the LOC126927043 gene encoding G-patch domain and KOW motifs-containing protein-like isoform X1, with protein MAEEGKKISFGFAKSIKKPVLKNAIPQEKKKVDCIECLDEKGIKVIGEEEKKDEPLIIPLLGSKTWHDRILNKIDADIFLPKADKEKVGDASVNEAKSKLSNGKTSPIISIKKEPVEDSENKVVTLEEQATKEIIEELKSKNKYETKTNDLTLPLVEDESLRGKEQSTLEDYEKIPIDAFGVAMLRGMGWQPGKGIG; from the exons atggcagaagaaggaaagaagatttccttcggttttgcgaaatctattaagaaacctgtgttaaaaaatgctattccacaagaaaaaaagaaagttgattgcattgaatgccttgatgagaaaggtattaaagtaatagg tgaggaagaaaaaaaagatgaacctctaattattccattactaggttcaaaaacctggcatgatagaattcttaataaaatagatgcagacattttccttccgaaggcagataaggaaaaggtaggagacgctagtgttaacgaggcaaaatcaaagctatctaatggaaaaacatcgccaataatatcaataaagaaagagccagttgaagatagtgaaaataaagttgttactttagaagagcaagcgacaaaagaaatcattgaggaacttaagtcaaagaataaatatgaaactaaaacaaatgatttaactttacctttagtagaagatgaatcattaagaggcaaagaacag tctacgttagaagattatgaaaaaattcctattgatgcctttggtgtagcaatgttaaggggaatgggatggcaaccaggaaagggaattggttga